The Deltaproteobacteria bacterium genome contains the following window.
TTCACCCAGCTTCACCAGTCTGTTTTAACAAAGGAACACGAGGGTACCGGCCTGGGGCTGGCCCTGACGAAGCGCCTCGTGGAACTCCATCACGGCAGCATCCGGGTAGAGAGTGAATATGGCAAAGGGAGCCGGTTTTATTTCACCCTGCCGGTATCATAAGGGAAAAAAGATAAAATCGAAGAATGAGGGAGGCTTATATGGGGCGACGCATCTTAATAGTAGAGGATAATCCTCAAAACCGCTTGCTTGTAAAGGACGTCCTGGAGTTTCATGGGTATGAGATTATGGAGGCGGAAAATGGTCAGGCGGGCATCGAAATGGCGAAGAAATACAGGCCTGATCTGATCCTCATGGACCTCCAGATGCCCGTCATGGACGGCTTCACTGCCGGAAAAATCATCCGGGGCGACCCGGATACGAAAGAAATCAAGATGATCGCCGTGACCTCCTTCGCCATGTTAGGAGACAAGGAGCGCATCATGGAAGCCGGTTTTGATCATTATATTGCCAAACCCATCAATACCCGGGCGCTTCCGGTTCTGATCAAGGAGATCCTGAAGTAAAAAAGTTAGAAATAACGAACCGACCTCTGTCATTAAGATTATGAAGAAATCGAACGATACCTTTTACGTTTTGAATATGGGGACAGCCGCCTTCATGCTGAGGAGAGTCGAATGGAAGACAGGTCTGGATCGGTCAACATCCTGGTAGTGGATGACATGCCCGTAAACATCGAACTTTTGAAGGCATTGCTGGAACCCCGTGGGTATCATGTCATTGGAGCGGCAAGCGGTGCCGATGCATTGAAAATCATCGACAAATCGGTTCCGGACCTTATCCTTCTGGACGTCATGATGCCTGAAATGAACGGGTTTGAAACCTGCCGCCGCATTCGAGAAAAAAAAGAGCTGCCCTATATTCCAATTATC
Protein-coding sequences here:
- a CDS encoding response regulator, translated to MGRRILIVEDNPQNRLLVKDVLEFHGYEIMEAENGQAGIEMAKKYRPDLILMDLQMPVMDGFTAGKIIRGDPDTKEIKMIAVTSFAMLGDKERIMEAGFDHYIAKPINTRALPVLIKEILK
- a CDS encoding response regulator, with amino-acid sequence MEDRSGSVNILVVDDMPVNIELLKALLEPRGYHVIGAASGADALKIIDKSVPDLILLDVMMPEMNGFETCRRIREKKELPYIPIIFITASELDQQNAVEGLDSGGDDYIRKPFQTFELISRIKTNLRVKSTHDQLSKIKSELSRYVSLSTVRMIDNMIT